The following proteins come from a genomic window of Loxodonta africana isolate mLoxAfr1 chromosome 19, mLoxAfr1.hap2, whole genome shotgun sequence:
- the ADRB3 gene encoding beta-3 adrenergic receptor, translated as MAPWPHGNSSLASWPDAPTLAPIAANTSGLSGVPRAAALAGALLALLALATVGGNLLVIVAIARTPRLQTITNVFVTSLAAADLVVGLLVVPPGATVALTDHWPLGATGCELWNSVDVLCVTASIETLCALAVDRYLAVTNPLRYSALVTKRRARAAVVLVWVVSAAVSFAPIMSQWWRVGADAEAQLCHSNPRCCAFASNMPYALLSSLVSFYLPLLVMLFVYARVFIVATRQLRLLRGELGRFPPEDSPQALPCFLPPAPAGPCASPAGVPSCGRQPARILPLREHRALRTLGLIMGTFTLCWLPFFVANVVRAIGGPTLVPSPAFLALNWLGFANSAFNPLIYCRSPDFRGAFRRLLCRCGSCRPVEPRATASPVRNSAGAPVALACPAESRQSPPLTG; from the coding sequence ATGGCTCCGTGGCCTCACGGGAACAGCTCTCTGGCCTCGTGGCCAGACGCCCCCACCCTGGCGCCCATTGCCGCCAACACTAGCGGGCTGTCAGGGGTGCCGAGGGCGGCGGCATTGGCCGGGGCGCTGTTGGCGCTGTTAGCGCTGGCGACCGTGGGCGGCAACCTACTGGTGATCGTGGCCATCGCCCGGACGCCGAGACTCCAGACCATAACCAACGTGTTCGTGACTTCGCTCGCCGCAGCCGACCTGGTGGTGGGGCTCTTGGTAGTGCCCCCGGGGGCCACCGTGGCGCTCACTGATCACTGGCCCCTAGGCGCCACTGGTTGCGAGCTGTGGAACTCGGTGGACGTGCTGTGCGTGACCGCCAGCATCGAAACCCTGTGCGCCCTGGCCGTGGACCGCTATCTGGCTGTGACCAACCCACTGCGTTACAGCGCTCTGGTTACCAAGCGCCGCGCCCGGGCGGCCGTGGTCCTGGTGTGGGTTGTGTCCGCTGCGGTGTCATTTGCGCCCATTATGAGCCAGTGGTGGCGCGTGGGGGCCGACGCCGAGGCGCAGCTTTGCCATTCCAATCCGCGCTGCTGCGCCTTCGCCTCCAACATGCCTTACGCGCTGCTCTCCTCCTTAGTCTCCTTCTACCTTCCGCTGCTTGTTATGCTCTTCGTCTACGCACGAGTTTTCATCGTGGCGACGCGCCAACTGCGCTTGCTGCGCGGAGAGCTGGGGCGCTTCCCACCAGAAGACTCTCCACAGGCTCTGCCTTGCTTTCTGCCCCCAGCTCCGGCGGGGCCGTGCGCTTCACCTGCAGGGGTGCCCTCGTGCGGTCGACAGCCCGCGCGCATTCTGCCTCTTCGCGAACACAGGGCTCTGCGCACCTTGGGTCTCATCATGGGCACCTTCACTCTCTGCTGGTTGCCCTTCTTTGTGGCCAACGTGGTGCGCGCCATCGGGGGCCCCACTCTAGTTCCCAGCCCGGCTTTCCTCGCCCTCAACTGGCTGGGCTTTGCCAACTCAGCGTTCAACCCGCTCATCTACTGCCGCAGCCCGGACTTTCGCGGCGCCTTCCGCCGCCTGTTGTGCCGCTGCGGCAGCTGCCGGCCGGTGGAGCCCCGCGCCACCGCTTCCCCCGTCCGCAACTCCGCTGGTGCGCCTGTGGCCCTGGCCTGCCCCGCGGAGTCTAGGCAGTCCCCACCGCTAACCGGGTAG